In the Streptomyces spororaveus genome, GCGCGGTCCATGCCTTGACCCACTGCTCACGGTTCTTGGCGATGGTCTCGGGAGCCACGTTCTCGGGCTTCTCGACCACCACGCCGTGCTTGGTGAACAGCTCCGGCAGGGCGGCGTCCTTCGTCACGGGGTTCACGAACATCTGGAGCGGCATGTCCTCCTGGAACTTCTTGCTGACCAGGAAGTCCACCAGGGCCTTGCCGCCCTCCTCGTTCTTCGCGCCCTTGAGCAGGCCCGCGAACTCGATCTGACGGAAGCAGGTGCCGGTGGAGACGCCCGTGGGGGCCTCGGCCGGCTGGGGCTCGCCGTACAGAACCTCGACCGGCGGGCTGGAGGCGTAGGAGACGACCAGCGGGCGGTCGCCCTTGGCCTTCTTGCCGCCCGCGGAGCCGGAGAAGCGCTCGTTGTAGGCCTGCTCCCAGCCGTCGACGACCTCGACGCCGTTGGCCTTCAGCTTGCTCCAGTAGTCCTTCCAGCCGTCCTCGCCGTACTTGCCGACGGAGGCGAGCAGGAAGCCGAGGCCGGGCGAGGAGGTCGCGGCGTTCTCGGTGACCAGCAGGTTCTTGTACTCCGGCTTGATCAGGTCGTCCAGGGTCTGCGGCGGGGCGATCTTCTTCTCGGCGAAGTACGCCTTGTCGTAGTTGACGCAGATGTCGCCGGAGTCGATCGGGGTGACCCGGTGCTCCTTGTCGAGCACGTACTCGGGCTTCACGTCGGCGAGGCCCTTGGCCTCGTACGGCGTGAAGATGCCGTTGTCGAGGGCGCGCGAGAGAAGGGTGTTGTCCACACCGAAGAAGACGTCACCGCGGGGGGAGCCCTTGGTGAGGATCTCCTGGTTCAGGGCCGCGCCGGCGTCCCCGGACTTCAGCACCTTGACCGTGTAGCCGCTCTGCTGCTCGAACTCCTTGAGGACCGAATCGGTCACGTTGAAGGAGTCGTGGGAGACGAGCGTGACGGTCGTCGACTTCGGGGCGTCGCTCGCGCCCGCGGTCTTGTCCTTGCTCTCGTCGCCGCAGGCGCTGAGCGTGGTGACGCCCAGCGCGGCCGCGAGCGCGACGCCCGCGATCTTCTTGGTGGTGCTCATTGGTCAATTCCTCCTGGGATGTCCAGGAGAAGACGCGGCCCTGCCCGGCGCTCTGTGCGAGCGGACGC is a window encoding:
- a CDS encoding thiamine ABC transporter substrate-binding protein; translation: MSTTKKIAGVALAAALGVTTLSACGDESKDKTAGASDAPKSTTVTLVSHDSFNVTDSVLKEFEQQSGYTVKVLKSGDAGAALNQEILTKGSPRGDVFFGVDNTLLSRALDNGIFTPYEAKGLADVKPEYVLDKEHRVTPIDSGDICVNYDKAYFAEKKIAPPQTLDDLIKPEYKNLLVTENAATSSPGLGFLLASVGKYGEDGWKDYWSKLKANGVEVVDGWEQAYNERFSGSAGGKKAKGDRPLVVSYASSPPVEVLYGEPQPAEAPTGVSTGTCFRQIEFAGLLKGAKNEEGGKALVDFLVSKKFQEDMPLQMFVNPVTKDAALPELFTKHGVVVEKPENVAPETIAKNREQWVKAWTALVVK